The following is a genomic window from Niabella soli DSM 19437.
AAACCTATTGGGAAACGGAAACACAGGGCAACCGGCTGCTGCAGCGGTTTCAGGCCGTGCAGGATATCTTTGCCCAAAACAATATAAGTGCGCAATACCGGAATTACCCCGATAGCAATTTTAAGAACTGGGAGCATTTGTATTACGGAGCTAATTATGAGCGGTTGCAGCAGGTGAAGAAAAAATACGATCCCGATAACAGGATACAACAGGAACAAAGTGTACGCATATGATCCGGAGATTTAATTTAAAATTATTCAAAGATTTTTTCAGCTCCAGTGCGGTAGGCGGCTTTATATTGCTTAGCTGCGTGGTGCTGTCCTTATTAATAGCAAACACATCCGCGGGAGCGGGATTTGAAAACTTTCTTAATAAAACGGTTGGCTGGGAAAATGGGGCTGTCATGCTGAAGCTTTCCATATTGCACTGGATCAACGACGGGCTGATGGCCGTGTTTTTTTTACTGGTGGGTCTGGAGATCAAAAGGGAGATTGTAGAAGGCGAATTGTCTTCGTTTCAAAAAGCCGCATTGCCGGTGGTGGCGGCATTTGGCGGGGCACTGTTGCCTGCGGCGATCTTTTATTGTATTAACCGGAATGGCCCTGCCGCCCCGGGCTGGGGCATCCCAATGGCTACGGATATTGCCTTTGCCCTGGCGGCACTATCCGTTTTAGGAAAAAGAGTGCCGGCAAGTCTGAAAGTGTTTTTAGCAGCGCTGGCTATTGTTGACGACCTGATTGCCATCCTGGTGATCGCCCTGTTTTATTCTTCGGGATTGCATTGGGGGTATCTGTTGATGGCTGCAACTTTGTTGCTGCTATTATTTGTGTTTAATAAACTGAAAATTGAAAATCTTTGGTGGTATATACTGCCGGGAATTTTGATCTGGTACCTCATCCATCATTCAGGTATACATGCTACCATTGCCGGGGTGTTGGTGGCAATGGCGATCCCTGTAAGAAAGGGCAGGAAAGGAGTGCCGCTGGAAAAACTGGAGCATGCCCTGACCCGCCCGGTTAATTTAATTATTGTTCCGCTGTTTGCCCTTGCGAATACCAATATCCGGTTTGAGCCGGCGATGGTCAGCGGAATTGCCGAACCGTTGAGCATAGGAATTATTATAGGGTTGATGATCGGAAAGCCTGCAGGCATCCTGTTGTCAACTAAACTGGCGGTTCGCCTGAAGTTCGGCAAATTGCCGCACGGCGCGGGTTGGCGGCATATAGCAGGCCTTGGAATGCTGGCCGGTATTGGGTTTACGATGTCCATCTTTATTAGTTTATTATCGTTCGATGTGCCGCAACGCATCGCGCAGGCAAAGATGGCAATACTGATAGCATCTGTTTTATCCGCCATGGCGGGTTGTTTATTTCTTGCCGCTATAAAACCGAAGAAATAGGCAGGGAAGCGGGTTACCAGTATATAGTTCTGTGTTGCTGAATCCCTGTGGCTCATTCTTGCCATTGAATACTTTTTAAATTTTCTAAGGCAGCCTACGGAGCACGTGGGTCCTGGATTTTACATAGGAGATTTTACGGATTCTCACAGAAAAAATCAGAAGCTGAGCAAAAAATAAAGATCTTCTGTGCCAATCTGAGAAATCTGTGAGCCCCTATATTTGCCTGCTGTTTAAATGTATTTAAAAACATTAGGTGCCCGTAAAACGTTAAGAAAGCACGTGTAAGATTAACTGTTTTATCTTTGTAAGGCATTATAACAATAATATGGAACGAACGGACATTGCAAGCAGAGCAGATGTGGAACGGCTGGTGAACAGTTTTTACGACCGGGTGCGATCGAATGCTGTTATAGGCCCGATTTTTAATGATATTGCCCGAATAGACTGGGAACATCATTTGCCAAAAATGTATTCCTTTTGGTCCAGCATTTTATTGGGAGAACAATCGTACTCGGGAAACCCCATGGTGCGTCATATTGAACTAAGCAGGATGACTGCAATGACGGAAACCGAGTTCTCAGAATGGTTGCGTTTGTTTAACGAGACCATTGACGCGCTCTTTGAAGGGCCCAAAGCGGAAGAAGCAAAAACAAGGGCGGCAAATATTGCCCGCCTG
Proteins encoded in this region:
- the nhaA gene encoding Na+/H+ antiporter NhaA, whose protein sequence is MIRRFNLKLFKDFFSSSAVGGFILLSCVVLSLLIANTSAGAGFENFLNKTVGWENGAVMLKLSILHWINDGLMAVFFLLVGLEIKREIVEGELSSFQKAALPVVAAFGGALLPAAIFYCINRNGPAAPGWGIPMATDIAFALAALSVLGKRVPASLKVFLAALAIVDDLIAILVIALFYSSGLHWGYLLMAATLLLLLFVFNKLKIENLWWYILPGILIWYLIHHSGIHATIAGVLVAMAIPVRKGRKGVPLEKLEHALTRPVNLIIVPLFALANTNIRFEPAMVSGIAEPLSIGIIIGLMIGKPAGILLSTKLAVRLKFGKLPHGAGWRHIAGLGMLAGIGFTMSIFISLLSFDVPQRIAQAKMAILIASVLSAMAGCLFLAAIKPKK
- a CDS encoding group III truncated hemoglobin; this translates as MERTDIASRADVERLVNSFYDRVRSNAVIGPIFNDIARIDWEHHLPKMYSFWSSILLGEQSYSGNPMVRHIELSRMTAMTETEFSEWLRLFNETIDALFEGPKAEEAKTRAANIARLMLFKIQTI